One stretch of Mobula birostris isolate sMobBir1 chromosome 5, sMobBir1.hap1, whole genome shotgun sequence DNA includes these proteins:
- the LOC140198447 gene encoding RING finger protein 225-like has product MDGDGFVDGSGFSSATPLISTTSPPATIMSSNNGVGRAELGALSRPTHSFSPAGYTRVPRCDGAPPASASPGPDPDPDPSNAASASGPTDLECAICFSSFDNVFKLPKLLACGHTFCLECLARINVSSENVSSVACPFCRHPTPLPPGKGLPALDNDRSILSHMPSSMQTVPSIRFSRDKGRLYTKAPEPGSFLKPISSVSLSLDVGQPMLRGRGGHSLSFRSSWCYYVAIVCVVLLTIALVFSGIFIFVIVPSLTSGGSTVLRNDTGLPTSSSDP; this is encoded by the exons ATGGATGGGGATGGGTTTGTTGATGGCTCAGGATTCTCATCAGCGACACCGCTGATCTCCACCACATCCCCGCCAGCCACCATCATGAGCAGCAACAATGGGGTCGGCAGAGCAGAGCTGGGAGCACTGAGCAGACCCACTCACTCATTCAGTCCAGCGGGTTACACCAGGGTCCCCCGAT GTGACGGCGCCCCGCCGGCCAGCGCCAGCCCCggccccgaccccgaccccgaccccagcAACGCTGCCTCGGCCTCGGGACCCACCGACCTGGAGTGTGCCATCTGCTTCTCGTCCTTCGACAATGTCTTCAAGCTGCCCAAGTTGCTGGCCTGCGGCCACACCTTCTGCCTGGAATGCCTGGCCCGCATCAACGTGTCCTCGGAGAACGTCAGCTCAGTGGCCTGCCCCTTCTGCCGGCACCCCACTCCGCTTCCTCCCGGCAAGGGGCTGCCCGCCCTCGACAACGACCgctccatcctgtcccacatgCCCTCGAGCATGCAGACCGTGCCCTCCATCCGCTTCAGCCGGGACAAGGGCCGGCTGTACACCAAGGCGCCGGAGCCCGGCTCCTTCCTCAAGCCCATCAGCAGCGTCAGTCTGAGCCTGGACGTGGGCCAGCCTATGCTGCGGGGCCGGGGGGGCCACAGCCTGTCCTTCCGCTCCAGCTGGTGCTACTACGTGGCCATCGTCTGCGTTGTGCTGCTCACCATCGCCCTCGTCTTCTCGGGCATCTTCATCTTCGTCATC